One Apostichopus japonicus isolate 1M-3 chromosome 14, ASM3797524v1, whole genome shotgun sequence genomic window carries:
- the LOC139979825 gene encoding lectin BRA-3-like, producing the protein MSIAFLSGFFVYLTLIGQAKAGANEFPDQGCSAQLDWTEFNGHCYKLVTDRFGGQPADYTTIKDSCEIVGPLEFPFDSAVVKYAYLADIQSIEENDFIAEVLAGGNRAWLGGQRVGDGFQWVMKDGDTTPFTFTNWKPADPNNKDGNENCVEINRGPPGKWNDLLCERKLPGVCKYSIAAYAARHSGPN; encoded by the exons ATGTCGATTGCGTTTCTCAGTGGGTTCTTCGTCTACCTGACACTAATCGGGCAGGCAAAAGCTGGTGCTAACGAATTCCCTGATCAAG GTTGCAGTGCGCAGCTAGACTGGACGGAATTCAACGGTCACTGCTACAAGTTAGTGACCGACAGATTCGGAGGACAACCCGCTGACTACACGACGATAAAAGATTCATGTGAAATTGTTGGCCCACTCGAATTTCCATTTGACTCTGCCGTTGTAAAGTATGCATACCTTGCCGACATCCAGTCCATAGAAGAAAATGACTTCATTGCCGAAGTGCTTGCCGGTGGAAATCGAGCGTGGCTCGGGGGTCAGAGAGTAGGCG ACGGGTTTCAATGGGTCATGAAAGATGGTGACACCACGCCGTTTACATTCACCAACTGGAAACCTGCTGACCCAAACAACAAAGATGGCAATGAGAACTGCGTGGAAATCAACCGAGGACCTCCCGGGAAGTGGAACGATCTTCTCTGCGAAAGAAAACTCCCAGGTGTTTGCAAATACAGCATTGCCGCTTATGCTGCTAGACATAGTGGACCGAATTAG